The following are from one region of the Verrucomicrobiota bacterium genome:
- a CDS encoding sulfatase: protein MKGFQNNFILLFSLISPLFVSATDKMDGTSRSPNVLFISVDDMNDWVGCLGSDRVPTPNIDALAARGLLFTNAHAASPVCAPSRAAILTGKRASTTGLYNNGHWWRPAYPDLVTLPQYFKSHGYTSAGGGKVHHHTDGFNPPDQWDEYFNLIRDQDLIVDYFKKRGEDRRFLTTMPRHPNNSLDWGPMEVDDMEMGDGQTVKWASEFLSLKHQKPFFLAVGLFQPHLPFYAPKKYFDQLPKDKVEVPINKEGDLDDIPEGGQKMAEYRRGGLRMIEEHDDLQHTVQSYLAGIAHADALIGNLMAAFDRSDYRDNTIVVFWSDHGYAFGEKDHLAKSTLWERSTHVPFIMIVPDVTQAGSKTETPVDLTCLYPTLTSLCGLPVPKDLDGIDITPVLKDPQIAWTHPAISDFLKGNTTIRTKDWRYIRYAEGREGEELYDRISDPNEWTNLIASHRELTKNFTSWLPNSYAEEVPSKGAYHFDQVNYSWTRK from the coding sequence ATGAAAGGATTTCAGAACAATTTCATTCTTCTTTTCTCTCTGATTTCTCCGCTCTTTGTTTCAGCCACAGATAAAATGGATGGAACGTCACGTTCCCCCAACGTGCTCTTCATTTCAGTTGACGACATGAACGACTGGGTAGGTTGCCTCGGCTCTGACCGCGTTCCAACGCCCAACATCGATGCACTTGCCGCTCGGGGCTTGCTGTTCACCAACGCGCACGCCGCAAGTCCGGTCTGTGCGCCAAGCAGAGCTGCAATCCTCACCGGGAAACGAGCCTCGACTACCGGCCTATACAACAACGGCCACTGGTGGCGTCCCGCCTATCCGGATCTGGTGACGCTTCCTCAGTATTTTAAAAGCCACGGCTACACATCCGCAGGCGGAGGAAAAGTTCATCACCACACGGATGGTTTTAATCCACCCGACCAATGGGATGAATATTTTAATCTCATTCGGGACCAGGATCTGATTGTCGATTACTTTAAAAAACGTGGAGAGGATCGCCGCTTTCTGACAACCATGCCCCGACACCCAAACAACTCACTCGACTGGGGACCAATGGAAGTGGATGACATGGAGATGGGCGACGGTCAAACCGTGAAATGGGCGAGCGAATTCCTGTCCCTAAAACACCAAAAACCCTTTTTCCTCGCGGTTGGTCTGTTTCAACCACATCTCCCTTTTTACGCTCCCAAAAAGTATTTCGATCAGTTGCCCAAAGATAAAGTGGAAGTACCCATTAATAAAGAGGGCGACCTCGACGACATTCCGGAAGGAGGCCAAAAGATGGCTGAGTATCGTCGCGGCGGTCTTCGAATGATCGAAGAACACGACGATCTACAACACACGGTGCAATCCTACCTGGCAGGTATTGCTCATGCGGATGCATTGATAGGAAACCTTATGGCAGCCTTTGACAGGAGCGATTACCGGGACAACACCATCGTCGTTTTCTGGTCGGATCACGGATACGCGTTTGGAGAAAAAGATCATCTCGCAAAAAGCACGCTTTGGGAAAGATCAACCCATGTGCCATTCATCATGATTGTTCCGGATGTCACTCAAGCTGGCTCAAAAACCGAAACACCAGTCGACCTCACTTGCCTCTACCCCACCCTCACAAGCCTATGCGGTTTGCCTGTTCCAAAAGATTTAGACGGTATCGATATAACGCCTGTGCTCAAAGATCCGCAAATCGCTTGGACGCACCCGGCGATCTCTGATTTTTTAAAAGGAAATACAACCATCCGAACAAAAGACTGGCGTTACATCCGTTACGCCGAGGGACGTGAAGGCGAAGAACTCTACGACCGCATAAGCGACCCCAACGAATGGACCAACCTGATCGCTTCACATAGAGAGCTGACTAAAAACTTTACATCCTGGTTGCCGAACAGTTATGCGGAGGAAGTGCCGTCAAAAGGAGCTTACCATTTCGACCAGGTAAATTACTCCTGGACCCGGAAATAG
- a CDS encoding sialidase family protein, protein MNILLKTIIVPFFFLAGSVSAYAFDEYMIFKSGDEGYSNYRIPSLITTKDGSLLAFCEARKDNRGDSGNIDLIAKRSTDHGKTWSAPIVVWDAGDETAGNPCPVVDQRTGRIINILCWNLASDHGSDLHAGTSKNTRRVFQTHSDDDGITWSEPKEITANVKDPSWWWYATGPGIGIQLENGPHKGRLVIPANHTAPGYYGAHTLYSDDGGDTWSISNIIKPTVNESQVVELSDGRLMMNMRSQGFPETARPRNGYRSIAFSTNAGESWTKPRFDKTLGDPRCQGSIIRFDEETLLFSNPNPPIKAERGERIRMTVRASNDDGKTWPHELLVYEGPSAYSSLVRMADGQVGLLYEKDKDIVFATFALDKIVR, encoded by the coding sequence ATGAATATTCTTCTCAAAACTATTATTGTCCCATTCTTTTTCTTAGCTGGATCAGTTTCAGCCTACGCGTTCGACGAATACATGATCTTCAAGTCCGGCGACGAAGGTTATTCCAACTACCGTATCCCCTCCCTGATTACAACGAAGGATGGATCCCTATTAGCCTTCTGCGAAGCTCGCAAAGATAATCGTGGCGATAGCGGAAACATTGATCTGATTGCCAAGCGCTCGACAGACCATGGGAAGACCTGGTCCGCTCCGATCGTGGTTTGGGATGCCGGAGACGAGACAGCGGGTAATCCCTGTCCCGTCGTTGACCAAAGAACCGGGCGCATTATAAATATCCTATGCTGGAACCTGGCGAGTGATCACGGAAGCGATTTGCACGCAGGCACCAGTAAAAACACTCGTCGCGTTTTCCAAACACACTCCGACGACGATGGCATCACTTGGTCAGAACCAAAGGAAATAACTGCCAATGTTAAAGATCCATCTTGGTGGTGGTACGCAACTGGCCCCGGTATAGGTATTCAGTTGGAGAACGGACCACACAAGGGTCGCTTAGTCATTCCCGCTAATCATACAGCCCCCGGTTACTATGGAGCACATACCCTGTACAGTGATGACGGCGGAGACACTTGGTCTATAAGCAACATCATCAAACCAACGGTTAATGAAAGTCAGGTCGTCGAACTATCAGATGGCCGATTGATGATGAATATGAGATCACAAGGTTTTCCAGAAACAGCTCGCCCAAGAAATGGTTATCGATCCATCGCTTTTAGCACCAATGCTGGTGAGTCCTGGACAAAGCCCAGATTTGACAAAACCCTCGGCGATCCACGCTGTCAGGGAAGTATCATTCGCTTCGACGAAGAGACGCTACTTTTCTCTAACCCAAATCCACCCATCAAAGCAGAGAGAGGTGAACGCATTCGTATGACGGTTCGTGCCAGTAACGATGATGGAAAAACCTGGCCACACGAATTACTCGTTTATGAAGGTCCTTCCGCCTACTCGTCGCTTGTCAGGATGGCAGACGGACAGGTCGGGCTACTCTATGAAAAGGACAAAGATATCGTGTTTGCGACTTTCGCATTGGATAAAATAGTCAGGTAA
- a CDS encoding sugar phosphate isomerase/epimerase, with protein sequence MSNLPQFPDRRQFLKTIAASGIAAAASPLTGFAAHHKNAGVKLGYDNFAVRAMNWMVEDHLKYSEKLGIDSLFMSDLDHFKSLDMPYLRDVRKKAADKGLDIHVGTWSICPTSTTFKDKWGTAEEHLRLSIRVAEATGSPVIRVILGNRDDRMTKGGIMARIKDTAKVCRACRTQALDAGIKIAIENHAGDMQAGEVVTLIEEAGGSDYMGANLDAGNASWTLEDPLENLEIMGPYAVTTSLRDSAIWTSEKGTTVQWTAMGKGDVDWVAYFKRFKELCPNVPVHIETISGFNREIPFLEDDFMGMFPDMKATTLARYLKWAGKGTYRDPWKAPEGPNADRADHNIDKATQDFQKAEIEESIRYCKSIGLGLKS encoded by the coding sequence ATGTCAAATCTACCCCAATTCCCAGATCGCCGTCAGTTTCTTAAAACCATCGCAGCTAGTGGAATAGCCGCTGCAGCCAGTCCGTTGACCGGATTTGCAGCCCACCACAAAAACGCCGGAGTCAAGCTTGGTTACGACAACTTTGCGGTTCGGGCAATGAATTGGATGGTCGAAGATCATCTGAAATATTCAGAGAAGCTGGGAATCGATTCCTTATTCATGTCGGACCTCGATCACTTTAAGAGCCTCGATATGCCATACCTTCGCGATGTCCGGAAGAAAGCCGCAGACAAAGGACTCGATATCCATGTCGGCACCTGGAGCATTTGCCCGACCTCAACCACCTTCAAAGACAAATGGGGAACTGCGGAAGAACATTTGCGTCTTTCGATTCGCGTCGCCGAGGCAACCGGTTCCCCCGTTATCCGTGTTATTCTTGGAAACAGGGACGACCGTATGACGAAAGGTGGAATTATGGCACGCATCAAAGACACCGCCAAAGTTTGCCGTGCCTGTCGTACCCAAGCCCTGGATGCGGGAATAAAAATTGCCATCGAAAATCACGCCGGCGATATGCAGGCGGGCGAAGTGGTAACATTGATAGAGGAAGCTGGCGGCTCCGATTACATGGGTGCCAATCTAGATGCGGGTAACGCTTCCTGGACACTGGAAGATCCACTTGAAAACCTGGAAATTATGGGACCTTATGCGGTAACAACCAGTCTGCGAGATTCTGCCATTTGGACATCGGAGAAAGGTACCACCGTTCAATGGACAGCAATGGGAAAAGGAGATGTGGATTGGGTAGCTTACTTTAAACGCTTCAAAGAACTCTGCCCGAATGTACCTGTTCACATTGAAACTATCTCTGGTTTCAACAGAGAGATTCCATTTCTGGAAGATGACTTTATGGGAATGTTTCCCGACATGAAAGCAACCACCCTGGCCCGCTATCTCAAATGGGCAGGGAAAGGAACATACCGCGATCCCTGGAAAGCACCCGAAGGCCCCAATGCCGATAGAGCCGATCACAATATAGATAAAGCAACCCAGGATTTCCAAAAGGCCGAAATCGAGGAGAGCATTCGCTACTGCAAGTCCATCGGTCTGGGATTGAAGTCGTAA
- a CDS encoding Gfo/Idh/MocA family oxidoreductase, whose product MPITKIAFIGAGDISLLHAEAIDKCASAELAGIWSIDSELNADKAKRFGCTVYESVEALVADKSVDAVFILTNLESHTQYATLAMEAGKHVLIEKPVAPTISELEKLKACAEENHLILCPGHNYIHEPSLHRTKELLDSGKIGKLVAIYIHYHIHHPEIVACRYPGVIRHILTHHSYILLFLGGEMHAPESVSAMKSIVHYNEFKGEDLALVNLRLKSGALAHFCADFAADDNSSEPWTFSVKVIGTDGATSFSYRDWVENKPGVVHSHTYSVYEWHIREEVRHFVEECVQKGSKPLSTIYDAITAQKIIEGCEASITERREVSI is encoded by the coding sequence ATGCCCATTACCAAAATCGCGTTCATCGGAGCAGGAGACATCTCCCTCCTCCATGCTGAAGCCATCGATAAATGTGCGTCAGCAGAGCTGGCCGGTATTTGGTCGATCGATTCCGAATTGAACGCTGATAAAGCGAAGCGATTCGGCTGTACAGTTTATGAATCGGTCGAAGCACTGGTTGCCGACAAGAGCGTAGATGCCGTTTTTATTCTGACGAACCTGGAAAGCCACACCCAATATGCAACGCTCGCTATGGAGGCGGGAAAACACGTGTTGATAGAAAAACCCGTGGCACCAACCATTAGTGAGCTGGAAAAGCTCAAAGCCTGTGCGGAAGAGAATCACCTCATTCTGTGCCCAGGCCATAATTACATTCATGAGCCATCGCTTCATCGAACAAAGGAACTGCTCGATTCTGGAAAAATAGGGAAGTTGGTAGCCATTTACATTCACTATCACATTCATCATCCGGAAATCGTTGCCTGCCGTTATCCAGGTGTGATTCGACACATCCTCACTCATCACAGTTATATTCTTTTATTTCTTGGGGGTGAAATGCATGCCCCCGAATCGGTATCAGCCATGAAATCGATCGTGCATTACAACGAATTCAAAGGCGAGGACCTGGCCCTGGTAAACCTCCGACTGAAGTCAGGAGCGTTGGCTCATTTCTGTGCCGATTTCGCAGCCGATGATAACTCGAGCGAACCGTGGACATTTTCAGTAAAGGTAATCGGCACAGATGGGGCAACGAGCTTTAGCTATCGTGACTGGGTTGAAAATAAACCAGGTGTGGTCCACTCTCATACCTACTCCGTATACGAATGGCACATCCGCGAAGAAGTTCGGCATTTCGTAGAAGAATGCGTTCAAAAAGGTTCGAAACCTTTATCGACCATATACGATGCAATCACAGCTCAAAAGATAATCGAAGGCTGTGAAGCTTCGATCACCGAGCGACGGGAAGTTTCGATTTGA